Proteins from a single region of Microbacterium sp. zg-Y818:
- a CDS encoding GuaB1 family IMP dehydrogenase-related protein, which yields MRFSGERPAVDLTYSDVFLVPRRSAVQSRLQVDLAPGDGTGTTIPLVSSNMNSVTGARLASVLARRGGLGVLPQDMPLQELDAAIRWVKDQPVRWDTPLVLPPEATVADARRLLPVTEGHGILVASTPGSGPGGRLMRNDVLGIVPAPRLGTALADARLGDLVRGPAAAIDADDVETPRQAFDLIVAAEADVVCVLHHGLLVGTLSRRSALRSALYRPAVDADGRLIVAAAIGINGDVVAKAKALAAAGVDVLVMDTAHGHQEGMLRALHAVSALDLGIPIAAGNVVTAEGVADLMAAGASILKVGVGPGAMCTTRMMTAVGRPQFSAVLETAQAAAEHGGHVWADGGVRYPRDVALALAAGAASVMIGSWFAGTIEAPGELLTDDAGRAYKESWGMASTKAVHERFGRLDPYELARRELFAEGISSSKIYLDPLRPGLEDLLDMITSGVRSSFTYAGAASVAEFHERAMVGVQSAAGYEEGKALPVSW from the coding sequence ATGCGATTTTCCGGGGAGCGGCCTGCCGTCGATCTGACGTACTCCGACGTGTTCCTCGTGCCGCGGCGATCGGCCGTGCAGAGCCGGCTGCAGGTGGACCTGGCACCCGGCGACGGCACCGGCACGACCATCCCGCTGGTGTCGTCCAACATGAACTCGGTCACCGGTGCCCGGCTGGCCTCCGTCCTCGCGCGCCGCGGAGGGCTGGGGGTGCTGCCGCAGGACATGCCGCTGCAGGAGCTGGATGCCGCGATCCGCTGGGTCAAGGACCAGCCGGTGCGGTGGGACACCCCCTTGGTGCTGCCGCCCGAGGCGACGGTCGCCGACGCTCGGCGGCTGCTGCCGGTCACGGAGGGTCACGGCATCCTCGTCGCATCCACCCCCGGCTCCGGCCCCGGCGGTCGTCTCATGAGGAACGACGTGCTGGGGATCGTCCCCGCGCCGCGGCTGGGGACCGCCCTCGCCGACGCCCGACTGGGCGATCTGGTGAGGGGACCCGCCGCGGCGATCGACGCCGACGACGTCGAGACCCCGCGGCAGGCGTTCGACCTCATCGTGGCAGCCGAGGCCGACGTCGTCTGCGTGCTGCACCACGGGCTGCTCGTGGGCACCCTGTCCCGGCGCAGCGCCCTGCGCTCCGCGCTGTACCGGCCCGCCGTCGACGCCGACGGAAGGCTCATCGTCGCGGCGGCCATCGGCATCAACGGTGACGTGGTCGCCAAGGCGAAGGCGCTCGCCGCCGCGGGTGTGGATGTGCTCGTCATGGACACGGCGCACGGGCACCAGGAGGGCATGCTGCGGGCGCTGCACGCCGTGTCAGCCCTGGATCTCGGCATCCCCATCGCCGCCGGCAACGTCGTGACGGCCGAGGGAGTGGCGGATCTCATGGCGGCGGGCGCGTCGATCCTGAAGGTCGGCGTGGGACCGGGTGCGATGTGCACGACGCGCATGATGACCGCCGTCGGGCGCCCCCAGTTCTCGGCCGTGCTCGAGACGGCGCAGGCGGCCGCCGAGCACGGCGGACACGTGTGGGCCGACGGCGGCGTGCGCTACCCGCGGGACGTGGCCCTCGCGCTGGCGGCGGGCGCGGCATCGGTGATGATCGGCTCCTGGTTCGCCGGCACGATCGAGGCGCCGGGAGAGTTGCTGACAGACGACGCGGGGCGGGCCTACAAGGAGTCGTGGGGGATGGCCTCGACCAAGGCGGTGCACGAGCGCTTCGGGCGGCTGGACCCCTATGAGCTGGCCCGCAGGGAGCTGTTCGCCGAGGGGATCTCGTCGTCGAAGATCTACCTCGATCCGCTGCGGCCAGGGCTGGAGGATCTGCTGGACATGATCACCTCCGGGGTGCGCTCGTCGTTCACCTACGCCGGTGCGGCCAGCGTCGCCGAGTTCCACGAGCGCGCCATGGTCGGCGTGCAGTCCGCCGCCGGCTACGAAGAGGGAAAGGCCCTGCCCGTCAGCTGGTGA